A single region of the bacterium genome encodes:
- a CDS encoding RidA family protein, which produces MSFQRVFSGAPWEARVGYCRALRSEDRIFVTGTAPVKDGVVVAPGDAYAQTKRCLEIIAGALNELGADFSNVVRTRMFVTDISRWEEIGRAHGEAFARHPPATTMVEVRALIDPQMLIEIEADAVLAE; this is translated from the coding sequence ATGAGCTTTCAACGAGTGTTCAGTGGCGCTCCCTGGGAAGCGCGGGTCGGTTACTGCCGGGCTTTGCGGTCGGAGGACCGCATCTTCGTCACCGGCACCGCGCCCGTGAAGGATGGCGTGGTCGTCGCTCCGGGCGACGCCTACGCGCAGACGAAGCGCTGCCTCGAGATCATCGCGGGAGCGCTGAACGAGCTAGGCGCCGACTTCTCAAACGTTGTCAGGACGCGGATGTTCGTAACCGATATCTCGCGCTGGGAGGAAATCGGACGCGCGCACGGCGAGGCCTTCGCGCGCCATCCGCCGGCTACCACGATGGTCGAGGTCAGAGCCCTGATCGATCCCCAGATGCTGATCGAGATCGAGGCCGACGCCGTGCTCGCGGAATAG
- a CDS encoding SLC13 family permease yields the protein MPFEAVLVLAILVGAVALFISERFPIDFVALLVLGVLLLFGLVTPQEGISGFSNPATVTVAAMFILSAGLQKTGATAVVGQLMVRFGKSYFTALVVIMGTITVMSAFVNNTAAVAVFIPLVMVVANRRKIAASRLLIPLSYASQFGGVCTLIGTSTNLLVSSISDEAGYGSFSMFEFSRMGLILFATGVLFFLLFGRWLLPERKAQELAVTYQLGEYITELRVADNSPLVGRSVLESRLGQDHDVTVLRLLHVTKAVWAPLRQPVMGGDVLLVRGRVEELIRLRDSAKLELNVEFKLRDAKLQTEDLRLVQALVAPGSDLIENTLKDLDFRNRYKALVLAIQRRGEPIRDKLNSVRLRLGDALLIQAHESQIRELRNDKNFIVLDEVPGVSLRHKAPLVLGILAGVVGLAALGVLPILVTAILGCLALVLTRCLRLEEAYHAINWQVIFLLGGILPLGIAMQKTGAAGFIAERAVGMVGDFGPVAVLAVVYLMTSVMTDTMSNNAAAVLLAPIAISTAEQIGVDPRPFLMAITFAASTGFSTPVGYQTNTMIYNAGGYKYTDFLRTGVPLSILFWIMSVIFIPRIWSF from the coding sequence ATGCCTTTCGAAGCTGTCCTCGTCCTCGCCATCCTCGTCGGAGCCGTCGCTCTTTTCATCTCGGAGAGATTTCCGATCGACTTCGTGGCGCTGCTCGTCCTGGGCGTCTTGCTCTTGTTTGGATTGGTCACGCCCCAGGAGGGGATCTCCGGCTTCAGCAACCCCGCGACAGTAACGGTCGCGGCGATGTTCATCCTGAGCGCGGGCCTGCAGAAGACCGGGGCCACGGCCGTCGTGGGCCAGCTCATGGTCCGCTTCGGCAAGAGCTACTTCACGGCGCTAGTGGTGATCATGGGGACCATCACCGTGATGTCGGCTTTCGTCAACAACACGGCGGCGGTCGCCGTCTTCATCCCGCTGGTCATGGTGGTTGCGAACCGGCGCAAGATCGCCGCCTCGAGGCTTCTGATTCCGCTTTCCTACGCCTCCCAGTTCGGCGGCGTCTGCACTCTGATCGGCACCTCGACCAACCTGCTGGTCAGCTCGATCTCGGACGAAGCCGGATACGGGAGCTTCAGCATGTTCGAGTTCAGCCGGATGGGACTCATTCTGTTCGCCACCGGCGTACTCTTCTTCCTGCTCTTCGGCCGCTGGCTGCTTCCCGAGCGCAAGGCCCAGGAGCTCGCCGTCACCTACCAGCTGGGCGAGTACATCACCGAGCTGCGGGTGGCCGACAACTCTCCGCTGGTCGGGAGATCGGTGCTCGAGAGCCGGCTGGGACAGGACCACGACGTTACGGTCCTGCGCCTCCTGCACGTGACCAAGGCGGTCTGGGCGCCGCTCCGGCAGCCGGTCATGGGAGGGGATGTGCTGCTCGTCCGCGGCAGGGTCGAAGAGCTCATACGCTTGCGCGATTCGGCGAAACTCGAGCTCAACGTCGAGTTCAAGCTGCGTGACGCGAAGCTCCAGACCGAAGACCTCAGGCTGGTGCAGGCCCTGGTCGCACCGGGCTCGGATCTGATCGAGAACACCCTCAAGGATCTCGACTTCCGCAACCGCTACAAGGCCCTGGTGCTGGCGATCCAGCGGCGCGGCGAGCCGATTCGGGACAAACTCAACTCGGTCCGGCTCCGCCTGGGAGACGCACTCCTGATCCAGGCGCACGAGTCCCAGATCCGCGAGCTCAGAAACGACAAGAATTTCATCGTCCTCGACGAGGTTCCGGGCGTGTCGCTGCGTCACAAGGCTCCCCTGGTCCTCGGCATTCTGGCCGGCGTGGTCGGGCTTGCGGCCTTGGGCGTACTGCCGATCCTGGTCACGGCCATCCTGGGTTGCCTGGCGCTGGTCCTGACTCGCTGCCTGCGGCTCGAGGAGGCCTATCACGCCATCAATTGGCAGGTCATCTTTCTGCTCGGTGGAATCCTCCCACTCGGCATCGCCATGCAGAAAACCGGCGCGGCCGGCTTCATCGCCGAGCGCGCGGTGGGCATGGTCGGCGACTTCGGGCCGGTCGCGGTGCTCGCGGTCGTCTATCTGATGACCTCGGTGATGACCGACACGATGAGCAACAACGCGGCGGCGGTCCTGCTCGCCCCGATCGCCATCTCGACGGCCGAGCAGATCGGGGTCGACCCGCGTCCCTTCCTGATGGCGATCACTTTCGCCGCCTCAACAGGCTTCTCGACGCCGGTCGGCTACCAGACCAATACAATGATCTACAACGCCGGCGGCTATAAATACACGGACTTCCTGCGCACCGGGGTGCCGCTCAGTATCCTGTTCTGGATCATGTCCGTGATCTTCATTCCGCGGATCTGGAGCTTTTGA